The Sulfurospirillum deleyianum DSM 6946 nucleotide sequence AACAAAATAGTCTTTGCCACTCATATCAAACACTTGAATATCTTCTGCTTTTTTATCACTTAACGCTGTGACAATTTTCTCAATTCTACTATCCATTGGATTCCTTGTATAAAACGCTATCACTTCATCTTCAATGGCTTTTGGAATAAAGCGCTTATCTAAAAATGAACGTAGCTTTGAAGAGCTGATATTAACATTAATTGGTAAAATTTTCAAGTCTTTGGGCGGGCTAAATGTTCCACGTGGTGCGACAACAAACTCAACAAGGTGTGATAGCTCCTCATAGCGATTCCAAAGTGGCAAAGAGAGAAAACTATCGCTTCCTACGATGAGATAGAGCTTTGCGTGAGGGTAAAGACTTTTTACATGTAAAACGGTTTCAACCGTTGGAACTTGACGTTTTTGATTGCATTCATAATCAAAAATTTCAACTTTTTTTTCATGCTCAAAGAGTTTGGAAAGCCATGCTTGACGCAAGGGGGCGGGCGCACAAAACGTTTCTTTAAATGGACTCAAATACGTAGGGACAACCAATAGCTTATCAATATCAAGTACCTCAAGGGCTTTGGTGACAATACGTTCATGTCCTGTATGCGGAGGGTCGAAAGAACCTCCAAAAATAGCAATATTCACAAAGATGCTCCAAAGAGTTTAAACTTTTTTATACAACATTTTCGCTAAAATAATCTGCTTTTCTCTCAAAGCACATTCACGATAAAAAATGACTATTATATCAAAAGGAAAACCTATGGCACTCAAAATTGCTATAAATGGATTTGGTCGCATTGGAAGATGCGTTGCAAGAATTATTGATTCAAGAGATGATGTTGAGTTGGTATGTGTCAATGATACAGCAGATCGCGCTACTACAAAACAGTTACTCAAATACGATAGCGTACATGGTGTTTTTGCTGGGCACGTTGAGTTGCTTGAAAATGATTATATGCAAATGGGTAAATCTAAAGTTAAAATGTTCTCTACACGTGACCCAAAAGAGCTTAATTTTGCAGATTACGGGGTGGATGTTGTTTTAGAGTGTACGGGTGCACTGCTCACACAAAAAGATACGCAAGTTTTTATTGATAATGGGATTAAAAAAGTAATTCTCTCAGCACCGGCAAAAGACGATACCCCAACGTTTGTGATTGGTGTGAATGAAGATCAATACGCAAATCAAGCGATTATCTCCAATGCGAGTTGTACCACAAACTGTTTAGGACCTGTGGCAAAAATTTTAGATGATGCGTTTGGGATTGAAAAAGGGTTGATGACCACCGTTCACTCTTATACCAATGATCAAAATATTTTGGACGTGAAGCATCGCAAAAACGATTTACGTCGTTCCCGTGCAGCTGCTGTTAATATGATTCCTACGACCACAGGTGCAGCCAAAGCGATAGGTCTTGTCCTTCCGCATCTTAAAGGCAAATTACACGGTCAAAGTGTGCGTGTTCCAACACCCAATGTTTCTATGGTAGATTTAAATGTGGTGGTAAAAAAAGCAACGACTAAAGAAGAGGTCAATGCGATTTTGAGCGAAAAAGCGCAGGGTGTGCTTAAAGGTATTTTGGAAGTGGATGTAGAACAAAGAGTTTCTCAAGACTTTTTAACCACTTCATGGAGTTCGATTGTAGCGGTGGATTTAACACAAGTGATTTGTGGTGATATGATTAAAATTATGGCATGGTATGACAATGAGTGGGGCTATTCAACCCGTTTAGTTGATATGGCATTGCACATTAGCAAGTAAAGGATAAGGCATGATTCGCTCGATTCGAGACCTCGATATTGCAGGAAAAAAAGTTTTTATTCGTTGTGATTTTAATGTCCCTTTGGATGAGTTTACCAATATTACCGATGATAGACGTGTGCGCTCAGCCATTCCTACGATTCGTTATTGTTTAGATCATGGCTGTTCCATTATTTTAGCAAGCCATTTAGGTCGCCCTAAGGGTGTTGTGGATGAAAAATACTCCCTCGCTCCTGTGCAGATGAGACTCAAACGCCTTTTAGATAAAGAGGTCATGTTGGCGAGTGATGTGATTGGTAAAGACGCGGTTGAAAAAGCGGCTGCTTTGCAATCAGGAGAGGTGCTGTTGCTTGAGAACTTACGTTTTCATAAAGGTGAAACAAGCAATGATGAAGAGTTTGCCAAAGCTTTAGCGGATATGGCGGATATTTATATTAACGATGCGTTTGGCGTTTGCCATAGAGCGCACGCTTCGGTTGAGGCGATTACACACTATTTCAATGAAAAAACATCGGCTGCTGGATTTTTGCTCCAGAAAGAGATAGAGTTTTCACGCAATCTCCTTCGCCGTCCAACACGTCCGTTTGTAGCGGTTGTAGGTGGAAGTAAAGTGAGTGGTAAGCTTCAAGCTTTGGTTAATTTATTGCCTCGTGTGGATAAACTTGTGATTGGTGGCGGTATGGCGTTTACCTTTTTAAAAGCACAAGGGCTTGATATTGGAAATTCCATTGTTGAGGATGATTTGCTGGATGAAGCGAATCGTGTGATGGAAGAGGCAAAACGTTTGGGCGTTAAGATTTATTTACCGGTGGATGTCGTTGCTGCACAAACCTGCTCACAAGATGCGACCATTAAATTTGTCACGGTTCAAGAGATTCCTAAGGGATGGATGGGGCTTGACATTGGACCTGCGACTTCACGTCTCTTTAGAGAAGCCTTAGCGGACGCTCAGACCATTTTGTGGAATGGACCGATGGGTGTGTTTGAGCTTGAGAAATTCTCCAAAGGAAGCTTTAAAATGTCCCATGTGATTGCAGAAGCGCATGCCACAACCGTTGTCGGTGGTGGCGATACGGCAGATGTGGTCGCCCGTGCGGGGGACGCCGATGAGATGACGTTTATCTCCACAGGTGGTGGGGCTAGTTTAGAGCTTATTGAAGGAAAAGAACTTCCTGGTGTTAAAGTCCTTGCAAAAAGTGAGAACCTCTAAGCATGATGATTGCCTCAAACTTCAAAACAAATTATACCCGTGCCAAAGCGGATAGTTTTATTAAGAGCATTCAAGCATGTATGACTCGCACAAAAAGTGAGCAAGAAGTTCGTATTTTTGCTCCTTTTACGGCATTAAACTCTTTTGATGAGGTCAAAAATCTCAAAGTGGGTGCGCAAAATTTTTACCCTGTGCAAAATGGTTCTTTTACAGGTGAAATCGGTTTTGAACAGCTTGAAGAGTTTGGGATTGAGACGGTATTGATTGGTCATAGTGAACGCCGTCATATTTTAAAAGAGTCCCATGCGTTCATTGCTCAAAAGTATGATTTTGCCAAAGCCAGAGATGCAGAAATTATTTATTGTGTGGGTGAGCCAGCAGAGGTTCGCATGCAAGGTATTGATGCTGTGATGAGCTATTTGTGGGAGCAGTTTGAGGGCATTGATATTCACTATGAAAAACTCATTATTGCCTACGAGCCTGTTTGGGCGATTGGTACGGGATTAAGTGCACGATTGGAAGATATAGAAGAGGTCTTAGAACGGTTGCGAGAAAAGCTTTCAAAACCTCTTTTGTACGGAGGAAGTGTAAAAGTAGAAAACATTGAATCTATTTTACATGTAAAAGAGTGTGATGGTGTTTTAGTAGGAACGGCGAGTTGGAATGAAGAAGCATTTTGTGAAATGATTCGCATTGCTGATAGTGTTAAAAAATAAGAGGAGTTTAGTAGATGTTTATGAAGGGCAAAAAAGGTCTTATTGTCGGAATTGCGAATAACAAGTCAATCGCATATGGCATTGCCAAAGCGTGTAAAGAACAAGGTGCAGAGTTAGCGTTTACCTATCTGAATGAGCAATTAGAAAAGCGGGTACGCCCTATTGCTGAAGAGTTTGGTTGCGATAAAGTGTATGAACTAGACATTAACAATCCAGCGCACTTAGAAGCACTGACAGCTTCTTTAGAAAAAGATTTTGGAAAGATTGATTTTGTGGTTCACTCTGTTGCGTATGCGCCCAAAGAGGCATTGAGTGGACATTTCGTCGATACGACGAAAGAAGCGTTTGATATTGCGCTTGGAACGTCTGCGTACTCATTGGTTGCTTTAACCCGTGCGTGTTTACCTGTTATGAATGACAATGCTTCGGTACTGACACTCTCGTATTTAGGTGGACCTCGTTATGTGCCTCATTACAATGTTATGGGTGTGGCAAAAGCAGCTCTTGAGTCATGTGTTCGCTATTTAGCGGTTGATTTAGGGAGCCGTGGTATTCGTGTGAATGCGATTAGTGCAGGGCCTATTAAAACCTTAGCTGCGAGTGGAATTGGTGACTTTAGAATGATTTTAAATTGGAATGAAGTCAATGCTCCTCTTCGTAAAAATGTAACAACCGATGAAGTAGGCAACAGTGGTATGTATCTGCTTAGTGACCTTGCGAGTGGGGTAACGGGTGAAATTCATTATGTAGATGCTGGGTATAATATTATGGGTATGGGCATGGATGAGACAGATGATGAAGGGCATACTGTTCTTGCTTGGGACAAGCAGAAGTAGGTGTGTGGATGAGGAGTTTGCTACAAAAAATTTTGTATCTTTTCCTCATGCTCTCTTTAATTTCTCTTATTTCTTTTGGAGCGATTCATTTAGCTCCAAACTCCTTTTTTGCCAGCGGTGATTTAAATCCAAATATTACACCAGAAGCCCTAGAACAACTCAAAAGGGTTTACGGGCTTGATCAGTCACGTGTCAGTCAGTTTTTTGCTTGGTTTAATGCTATTTTACACCTTGATTTTGGTATTTCGTTTGCCAGTGGAAAAGGCGTTCGTAGTGAGATTCTTGAGCGATTGCCCATTACCCTTTTAATGAACGGGGTGAGTATGGTTATTGTATTTGTCCTAGCGCTTTACTGGGGCATTAAATCTGCTATGCGTTTGGATTCGTGGTATGACAAAAGCATCAAACAACTCTCGCTCATCAGTTATGCCATGCCATCCTTTTATCTTTCGCTGTTGTTAGTGATTTTTTTTGCCGTGGAGTGGAAACTCTTTCCTATTTCTGGGCTTCATTCTCAGGGTATCAAGAGTGAGGGTTTAGCGTATCTATTAGACAGCGCATGGCATTTGGTATTGCCCATTTTTGTTATGGTTTTTGGTGGACTTGGAAGTTTAATTTTGTATGTGAGAAGTTTGACACTGAATATTTTAAAGAGTGATTATATCTTTTTTGCAAAAAGTAGAGGCATTGAGGGAGGCAATCTTTTGTGGCGTTTTATCCTTCCCAATCTTTCACCTCCTCTTATAACGATGTTAGGACTCTCTTTGCCTGGATTGATTGGCGGGAGTGTCATTTTAGAATCCATTTTTGCGATTAATGGTATGGGACTTTTGTTTTATCAAAGTGCGCTCAGTCGAGATTATCCTGTGATTATGGGTATTTTGATTATTTCCTCTTTTTTGACCTTACTTGGTAATATGCTTGCTGATATAATATTAACAAAACTCAATCCTCATTTTAAAAGGAGAACCGTATGATAAAGTCTCTCATAATACTCTTTTGTATTCTATGTTTTTCGGGATGTGCCACATGGGGTGGTATTAAAAAAGATACACGAGATGGTGCCGAATGGACAAAAGAGAAGATCAATCAAGGGGCGAATTACGTGAAAGAAAAGACAGATTAGGGGAAAGAAGAAGCTTACATGTAAAGCGTAGAAGCTTTACATGTAAGAAGTGTTAGAGTCCGCCAAAAAGGTTTTTAAGGGCGTTAGGATCACGTTCTGTTGCCAGTTCATCAGATGTATTTTCTGTGGATGATGTACCGCTTCCAGACTCAACCAACTCAATTTCAAATCCTGTGAGCATAGATGTCAAGCGAATATTGATACCATTTTTTCCAATAGCTTTAGATTTTTGATCGCTTGGAAGAGTGACGATTGCTTTGTTATTTTGAATTTTAACGTTCGAAATAATCGCAGGACTGAGTGCACGTGAGATAAAGATTTCAGGGACACTTGAAAACTCAATACAGTCAATATTTTCATTGTGTAACTCTTTACTGACCGCATTAATACGAGCTCCTTTGGTTCCAACGGTTGCACCAACGGCATCAATATTAGGATGAAAAGAGACTAAAGAAATTTTAGCCCGCTCCCCTGGAATACGTGCACTTCCCATGATTTTAATCAATCCATCTTTGATTTCAGGAACTTCTAATTCTAACAGTGACTCTAAAAATTTAGGGCTGGTACGGGAGAGTTCGACATACATCCCTTGCGCTTTATCGATGAGGACTTTTCGAATCACACTTTTAACCACATTGCCTACTTTGAATTTTTCACCTTTGATACGGTTTTTACGAGGTAAAACTGCTCTGATTTCATCAATTTCAATATAGGTGTTCTCATCATTATCGACACGTACAACGCTGCCAAAAACGGTTTTTCCGACCATTTTTTGGTATTTATCAAAAATGTTATGTTCTAAAAGGCGTTGAATGTGATACTCTAGCTCTCGCTGAAGCGTTGCCGCTGCAGTTCTACCCAAATTATCAAGGGGTAATTCATACGTAAGTTCATCCCCGATTTCAATTTCTGGGTCAACCTCTTTTGCCTCTTTAATAGCAATAAAATTTTCATTTCCATCCAATAAACGTTCATCATCAGGGCTGACAACAATGACTTTTTGATAGAGTTTAAGTGTTTTAGTTGCAGAATCAATTTCCGCACCGTATTCATACTCTGCGCCATAAATTTTTTTAGCTGTTTTAACCAGCGCCATGGTAACGGTGTTGCGAACTTCGTTAATATCTAAGCCTTTTTCATGGGCAATAGATTCTATAATATCTACAATTTTTTCCATAGAGTTCCTTAGTAAAGATACATAATTTTATATCATGATGTGATAATCGCAATGATGAAAAATCAAAAAAATGGAAATTTGAACGATTGCGAGGTGAAGAGTGTTATTATAGCTAAAATCTTCTTGCTTTTTTCTTTAGAAAGCTTTCATTTTTTACTCTTAATAAGGAATTTATTGAAAAAAAAGTATACTTCGCGATATATCTTTGTGCATTTTAGACACATACGATAACTTTCTCGAATAGAAAAGAGGTTTACGATGGAAATCAAATTAGCAAGAAATGAAATTAATGGAAAACCCAAGACAATTACTCTGGAAAAAATAACTGAAATTATTGAAAAAGAGGGGCAGAAAATTTTCTATTT carries:
- the nadD gene encoding nicotinate (nicotinamide) nucleotide adenylyltransferase is translated as MNIAIFGGSFDPPHTGHERIVTKALEVLDIDKLLVVPTYLSPFKETFCAPAPLRQAWLSKLFEHEKKVEIFDYECNQKRQVPTVETVLHVKSLYPHAKLYLIVGSDSFLSLPLWNRYEELSHLVEFVVAPRGTFSPPKDLKILPINVNISSSKLRSFLDKRFIPKAIEDEVIAFYTRNPMDSRIEKIVTALSDKKAEDIQVFDMSGKDYFVNTVIIATTMGERHGLSLLDHLKTELKGAGESFLNVDADDNWTVIDMGDMLIHLMTPQYRQKYNLETFLKEREEEMKKVRGVE
- the gap gene encoding type I glyceraldehyde-3-phosphate dehydrogenase → MALKIAINGFGRIGRCVARIIDSRDDVELVCVNDTADRATTKQLLKYDSVHGVFAGHVELLENDYMQMGKSKVKMFSTRDPKELNFADYGVDVVLECTGALLTQKDTQVFIDNGIKKVILSAPAKDDTPTFVIGVNEDQYANQAIISNASCTTNCLGPVAKILDDAFGIEKGLMTTVHSYTNDQNILDVKHRKNDLRRSRAAAVNMIPTTTGAAKAIGLVLPHLKGKLHGQSVRVPTPNVSMVDLNVVVKKATTKEEVNAILSEKAQGVLKGILEVDVEQRVSQDFLTTSWSSIVAVDLTQVICGDMIKIMAWYDNEWGYSTRLVDMALHISK
- a CDS encoding phosphoglycerate kinase, which translates into the protein MIRSIRDLDIAGKKVFIRCDFNVPLDEFTNITDDRRVRSAIPTIRYCLDHGCSIILASHLGRPKGVVDEKYSLAPVQMRLKRLLDKEVMLASDVIGKDAVEKAAALQSGEVLLLENLRFHKGETSNDEEFAKALADMADIYINDAFGVCHRAHASVEAITHYFNEKTSAAGFLLQKEIEFSRNLLRRPTRPFVAVVGGSKVSGKLQALVNLLPRVDKLVIGGGMAFTFLKAQGLDIGNSIVEDDLLDEANRVMEEAKRLGVKIYLPVDVVAAQTCSQDATIKFVTVQEIPKGWMGLDIGPATSRLFREALADAQTILWNGPMGVFELEKFSKGSFKMSHVIAEAHATTVVGGGDTADVVARAGDADEMTFISTGGGASLELIEGKELPGVKVLAKSENL
- a CDS encoding triose-phosphate isomerase; amino-acid sequence: MMIASNFKTNYTRAKADSFIKSIQACMTRTKSEQEVRIFAPFTALNSFDEVKNLKVGAQNFYPVQNGSFTGEIGFEQLEEFGIETVLIGHSERRHILKESHAFIAQKYDFAKARDAEIIYCVGEPAEVRMQGIDAVMSYLWEQFEGIDIHYEKLIIAYEPVWAIGTGLSARLEDIEEVLERLREKLSKPLLYGGSVKVENIESILHVKECDGVLVGTASWNEEAFCEMIRIADSVKK
- the fabI gene encoding enoyl-ACP reductase FabI, whose translation is MFMKGKKGLIVGIANNKSIAYGIAKACKEQGAELAFTYLNEQLEKRVRPIAEEFGCDKVYELDINNPAHLEALTASLEKDFGKIDFVVHSVAYAPKEALSGHFVDTTKEAFDIALGTSAYSLVALTRACLPVMNDNASVLTLSYLGGPRYVPHYNVMGVAKAALESCVRYLAVDLGSRGIRVNAISAGPIKTLAASGIGDFRMILNWNEVNAPLRKNVTTDEVGNSGMYLLSDLASGVTGEIHYVDAGYNIMGMGMDETDDEGHTVLAWDKQK
- a CDS encoding ABC transporter permease, producing MRSLLQKILYLFLMLSLISLISFGAIHLAPNSFFASGDLNPNITPEALEQLKRVYGLDQSRVSQFFAWFNAILHLDFGISFASGKGVRSEILERLPITLLMNGVSMVIVFVLALYWGIKSAMRLDSWYDKSIKQLSLISYAMPSFYLSLLLVIFFAVEWKLFPISGLHSQGIKSEGLAYLLDSAWHLVLPIFVMVFGGLGSLILYVRSLTLNILKSDYIFFAKSRGIEGGNLLWRFILPNLSPPLITMLGLSLPGLIGGSVILESIFAINGMGLLFYQSALSRDYPVIMGILIISSFLTLLGNMLADIILTKLNPHFKRRTV
- the nusA gene encoding transcription termination factor NusA, which produces MEKIVDIIESIAHEKGLDINEVRNTVTMALVKTAKKIYGAEYEYGAEIDSATKTLKLYQKVIVVSPDDERLLDGNENFIAIKEAKEVDPEIEIGDELTYELPLDNLGRTAAATLQRELEYHIQRLLEHNIFDKYQKMVGKTVFGSVVRVDNDENTYIEIDEIRAVLPRKNRIKGEKFKVGNVVKSVIRKVLIDKAQGMYVELSRTSPKFLESLLELEVPEIKDGLIKIMGSARIPGERAKISLVSFHPNIDAVGATVGTKGARINAVSKELHNENIDCIEFSSVPEIFISRALSPAIISNVKIQNNKAIVTLPSDQKSKAIGKNGINIRLTSMLTGFEIELVESGSGTSSTENTSDELATERDPNALKNLFGGL